In one window of Candidatus Binatus sp. DNA:
- a CDS encoding nuclear transport factor 2 family protein yields the protein MGISGSLEDREEIRELHARYCLTIDNGRYDEWIDCFTADGAFESPRFGRHAGTDGLRKFAAMYKESLGGARVLHVVTNHTFELSGASGTGSCYLLYYHCKDGRVQQSTLGYYTDKLRKIDAGWRFESRQVTILGHS from the coding sequence ATGGGAATCTCCGGGAGTTTGGAAGATCGCGAGGAAATCCGCGAGCTGCACGCGCGCTACTGCCTCACGATCGACAATGGCCGCTACGACGAATGGATCGATTGCTTTACCGCGGACGGAGCATTTGAGAGCCCGCGTTTCGGGCGTCACGCTGGGACCGATGGCCTCAGGAAGTTCGCCGCGATGTACAAGGAATCGCTCGGCGGCGCGCGCGTGCTGCACGTCGTGACGAATCACACCTTCGAGCTAAGCGGCGCGAGCGGAACCGGAAGCTGCTATCTGCTGTATTACCATTGCAAGGATGGCCGGGTGCAGCAGAGTACGCTCGGCTACTACACTGACAAGCTGCGCAAGATCGACGCGGGATGGCGATTCGAGAGCCGGCAAGTGACGATTCTCGGGCATAGCTGA
- a CDS encoding CaiB/BaiF CoA-transferase family protein — translation MSGPLDGIRIIDWTIWQQGPVATQMLADLGAEVIKIEERERGDPGRGIVAISGSGTGRSGLNYYFEANNKHKQSIALDLKKPEACEIVYRLAAKSDVFVQNFRKGVAKRLGFGYAELCKHNPRIIYASASGYGPEGPDSAEPSFDYLGQARSGIMNTIGIDSTTPLYIMGGIADQMGATMLAYGILAALFARERTGVGQEVDASHLGSMMALQGLNVVSRTIMGKEFPRSTREKAYNPLWNHYQCADGKWFSLAMLQPDRYWKDFCAAIGRPDLEIDPRFAETKTRGKNSAALIAILDEVFKARPRDEWMKVLKAGGGDFIYTIVNSVSDLPDDPQVRANNYVVDYEHPQAGKMTLLGMPVKLSVTPGEPRGHAPELGEHTELLLTEMLGYTWDDVARLREANVI, via the coding sequence ATGAGCGGACCTCTTGACGGCATTCGAATCATCGATTGGACGATCTGGCAGCAGGGCCCCGTGGCGACGCAGATGCTCGCCGATCTTGGCGCCGAGGTGATCAAGATCGAAGAGCGGGAACGCGGCGACCCGGGCCGCGGTATCGTCGCGATCTCAGGCAGTGGCACCGGCCGGAGCGGGCTCAATTACTATTTCGAGGCGAACAACAAGCACAAGCAAAGTATCGCGCTCGATTTGAAGAAGCCCGAGGCGTGCGAAATCGTCTATCGGCTCGCCGCGAAGAGCGACGTCTTCGTGCAGAACTTTCGCAAGGGCGTCGCGAAGCGGCTCGGCTTCGGCTACGCGGAGCTCTGCAAGCACAATCCGCGAATCATTTATGCGAGCGCGTCGGGTTACGGGCCCGAAGGTCCTGACAGCGCCGAGCCTTCGTTCGATTATCTCGGGCAGGCGCGCTCCGGAATCATGAACACGATCGGAATCGACAGCACGACGCCGCTTTACATAATGGGCGGAATTGCGGACCAGATGGGCGCCACGATGCTGGCATACGGAATCCTCGCGGCGCTGTTCGCGCGCGAGCGCACCGGCGTGGGCCAGGAAGTCGATGCGTCGCATCTGGGATCGATGATGGCGCTGCAGGGGCTGAACGTCGTGTCGCGCACGATCATGGGCAAGGAATTTCCACGCAGCACGCGCGAGAAAGCTTACAATCCGCTGTGGAACCATTATCAGTGCGCCGACGGAAAATGGTTCTCGCTCGCGATGCTCCAGCCGGATCGCTACTGGAAGGATTTCTGCGCGGCGATCGGCAGGCCGGACCTTGAAATCGACCCGCGCTTCGCCGAAACCAAAACTCGCGGCAAGAATTCGGCGGCGCTGATCGCGATCCTCGATGAAGTTTTCAAGGCGCGGCCGCGCGACGAATGGATGAAGGTCCTGAAGGCGGGCGGCGGCGATTTCATTTACACCATTGTCAATTCGGTTTCGGACCTGCCCGACGATCCGCAAGTGCGGGCGAACAACTACGTCGTCGATTATGAGCATCCGCAGGCGGGCAAGATGACGCTGCTCGGGATGCCGGTGAAGCTAAGCGTGACGCCGGGCGAGCCGCGCGGACATGCGCCGGAACTCGGCGAGCATACGGAACTGCTGCTGACCGAGATGCTCGGCTACACGTGGGACGACGTCGCGCGGTTGCGAGAGGCGAACGTGATCTGA
- a CDS encoding ComF family protein — translation MAAFSLFLNFLYPPRCFACGMRFGAAEERRVCDACIARVERMPEPQCNICSGPLESVVSGESRCARCAAVRPHYRKARTIARYRTSAEDQPGTLPALIRRHKYGLDQSAGRAIAEYLGDRLPVSSADYDLIVSVPLHWRRLWWRGFNQATLLAEEVARRLQLPLDAVSFARRRSTTSQTARDHDERIRNVRRAFVVLYPERIRGHRILLIDDVMTTGATVNECARTLIAGGAVSVDVFTLARVL, via the coding sequence GTGGCCGCGTTTTCGCTGTTCCTGAATTTTCTGTATCCGCCGCGATGCTTTGCGTGCGGGATGCGTTTCGGCGCGGCGGAAGAACGGCGTGTGTGCGACGCCTGCATCGCGCGCGTCGAGCGGATGCCGGAACCGCAATGCAACATATGCAGCGGGCCGCTCGAGTCCGTCGTCAGCGGTGAATCGCGATGCGCGCGATGCGCCGCGGTTCGTCCGCATTATCGCAAGGCTCGCACGATTGCGCGCTATCGCACCAGCGCCGAGGATCAGCCCGGCACTTTGCCTGCGCTGATTCGCCGCCACAAATACGGCCTCGACCAATCCGCCGGCCGCGCAATCGCGGAATATCTCGGCGATCGATTGCCCGTGTCATCGGCTGATTACGATCTGATCGTTTCAGTGCCGTTGCACTGGCGGCGTCTTTGGTGGCGCGGATTCAACCAGGCGACGCTGCTGGCCGAGGAAGTCGCACGGCGCTTGCAACTTCCACTCGACGCGGTTTCGTTTGCGCGCCGACGCTCTACCACGTCGCAGACCGCGCGCGACCACGACGAGCGCATCAGAAATGTCCGCCGCGCGTTTGTCGTGCTTTATCCCGAGCGCATCCGCGGACACCGCATCCTTCTGATCGACGACGTGATGACGACCGGCGCCACGGTGAACGAATGCGCGCGCACGCTCATCGCCGGAGGCGCTGTCAGCGTGGACGTGTTCACGCTCGCGCGCGTGCTATGA
- a CDS encoding bifunctional 2-polyprenyl-6-hydroxyphenol methylase/3-demethylubiquinol 3-O-methyltransferase UbiG, translating into MSEREKWNQRHREQPIGAVEPFLVEMIARIPRGVALDVAAGRGRNSLAMARAGIRVIAVDFSVEAMRTLAAAARAEHLAVWPVVANLDNFYIRAGSLDAIVNVNFLERRLFPNFVRALRPGGILIADTFLIDQAEIGHPRNPDFLLNHGELPALVAGLQVEDYREGLVTCPDGTKAYRASIVARRTERS; encoded by the coding sequence ATGAGCGAGCGGGAAAAATGGAATCAGCGCCATCGCGAACAGCCGATCGGGGCAGTCGAGCCGTTTCTGGTCGAGATGATTGCGCGGATTCCGCGCGGCGTCGCGCTCGACGTCGCCGCGGGCCGCGGCCGCAATTCACTTGCGATGGCGCGCGCCGGCATCCGCGTGATCGCAGTCGATTTTTCGGTCGAGGCGATGCGCACACTCGCCGCCGCGGCGCGCGCCGAGCATCTTGCAGTATGGCCGGTGGTTGCGAACTTGGATAACTTCTATATTCGCGCAGGATCGCTCGACGCGATCGTCAACGTGAACTTTCTCGAACGCAGACTGTTTCCGAATTTCGTTCGCGCACTTCGCCCCGGAGGTATTTTGATCGCCGACACTTTTCTCATCGATCAGGCGGAGATTGGGCATCCGCGAAATCCCGACTTTCTGCTGAATCACGGCGAATTGCCGGCACTCGTCGCGGGCCTTCAAGTCGAGGATTATCGCGAAGGACTGGTGACCTGTCCCGACGGAACGAAGGCGTATCGCGCATCGATCGTGGCGCGGCGGACGGAGCGAAGCTGA
- the purM gene encoding phosphoribosylformylglycinamidine cyclo-ligase — MPAPMTYKAAGVDIALKQSLIPLFGSIAKSTAGAHVLGGIGGFGALVSLNGARRMRSPVLVAGTDSVGTKLLIAFKAGRHDTVGIDCVAMCVNDIVCHAARPMFFLDYIGAGKLDKKIALDIVRGVARGCNEAGMSLVGGETAQLSGLYKPGEYDLAGFAVGIVDRARIPQPAKVRAGDVLIGLASSGLHSNGFSLVRRVIFDRAKLKLSANVPELGCTLGEELLRPTLIYARVVVELFDRFKINGLANITGGGVIENVPRVMPSNAHAVFRRGSWPTPPIFELIQRLGKISRDEMDRTFNNGLGMVAIAPPREADRVLAHLKRRGFAGFVVGEVRTGKRGVSII; from the coding sequence ATGCCGGCGCCGATGACGTACAAGGCAGCCGGCGTGGATATCGCGCTGAAGCAGAGCCTGATTCCGCTGTTCGGCTCGATCGCGAAGTCCACCGCCGGCGCGCACGTGCTCGGCGGGATCGGCGGATTCGGCGCGCTGGTTTCGCTCAATGGCGCGCGCAGGATGCGCTCGCCGGTGCTGGTCGCGGGCACCGACAGCGTCGGCACCAAGCTGCTGATCGCGTTCAAAGCGGGCCGTCACGACACCGTCGGGATCGATTGCGTCGCGATGTGCGTGAACGACATCGTCTGCCACGCCGCGCGCCCGATGTTTTTTCTCGACTACATCGGCGCGGGCAAGCTCGATAAAAAGATCGCGCTCGACATAGTTCGCGGGGTCGCGCGTGGATGCAACGAAGCCGGCATGAGCCTGGTCGGCGGCGAGACCGCGCAACTCAGTGGACTATACAAACCGGGCGAATACGATCTGGCGGGCTTCGCCGTCGGCATCGTCGATCGCGCGCGGATACCGCAGCCGGCGAAGGTGCGGGCGGGCGACGTGCTGATCGGGCTTGCGTCGAGCGGGCTTCATTCCAACGGCTTTTCGCTCGTGCGCCGCGTAATTTTCGATCGCGCCAAACTCAAGCTGAGCGCCAACGTTCCCGAACTCGGATGCACGCTCGGCGAGGAGTTGCTGCGCCCGACGTTGATCTATGCGCGCGTCGTGGTGGAATTGTTCGATCGATTCAAGATCAACGGCCTCGCCAACATCACCGGCGGCGGCGTGATCGAAAACGTGCCGCGCGTGATGCCATCAAACGCGCATGCGGTATTCCGCCGCGGCAGTTGGCCAACGCCGCCGATCTTCGAGCTGATCCAGCGGCTCGGCAAAATCAGCCGCGATGAAATGGATCGGACGTTCAACAACGGCCTCGGCATGGTTGCGATCGCGCCGCCGCGCGAGGCCGATCGCGTGCTCGCACATTTGAAGCGGCGGGGTTTCGCGGGCTTCGTGGTCGGCGAAGTGCGCACCGGCAAGCGCGGAGTTTCGATTATTTGA
- the purN gene encoding phosphoribosylglycinamide formyltransferase: protein MDRPPVKLGVMISGSGTNLQAIIDAILRGDLKAEIRLVISNRADAQGLERARRHGIQTQVIEHRKFPTREDFDRAVLATLNQRSVELVICAGFMRLFSAVMLDAFPGRIMNIHPGLSPAFPGIHAQRDALELGVKIAGCTVFFVTAGVDVGPIILQAAVPVLPGDDESRLAARILQQEHRILPHAIRLFQQGRLEIEGRRVIVKGEPGGTHPPPLINPPID, encoded by the coding sequence ATGGATCGTCCACCCGTCAAACTCGGCGTAATGATTTCCGGCTCCGGCACCAACCTGCAAGCGATCATCGATGCGATCCTGCGCGGCGATCTCAAAGCCGAAATCAGGCTCGTGATTTCGAATCGCGCCGACGCGCAAGGCCTCGAACGCGCGCGCCGCCACGGAATCCAGACGCAAGTGATCGAACATCGCAAATTCCCCACGCGCGAGGATTTTGACCGCGCAGTGCTCGCGACGCTGAACCAGCGCTCGGTCGAACTCGTCATCTGCGCCGGCTTCATGCGACTCTTTTCGGCGGTGATGCTGGACGCGTTCCCGGGCCGCATCATGAATATCCACCCCGGCTTGTCGCCCGCATTTCCCGGTATCCACGCGCAGCGCGACGCGCTCGAGCTCGGGGTGAAGATCGCGGGATGCACCGTGTTCTTCGTCACCGCCGGCGTCGACGTGGGTCCGATAATTCTGCAAGCCGCGGTGCCGGTGCTGCCGGGCGACGACGAAAGCCGGCTGGCCGCGCGCATCCTGCAGCAGGAGCATCGGATTTTACCGCACGCGATTCGCCTGTTCCAGCAAGGCCGGCTCGAGATCGAGGGCCGGCGCGTGATCGTGAAAGGCGAGCCGGGCGGCACTCACCCGCCGCCGCTGATCAATCCGCCGATCGATTGA
- a CDS encoding TIGR04283 family arsenosugar biosynthesis glycosyltransferase, whose translation MAKLSVIVPMLNEASTIARALAALRRGAANAEIIVVDGGSGDASVAAARAIADTVIASPRGRARQMNAGARVSTGAALTFVHADTIVPTTFAADIDEALSNPAIVGGRFDVQLDSNALALRLIGAMISIRSRISRTGTGDQAIFVRREVFDRIGGFPDLELCEDLDFTRRMKRAGGVACLRSRVITSSRRWTHDGIARTVLRMWSIRALYLLGVSPARLSRHYVDVR comes from the coding sequence GTGGCAAAACTTTCGGTCATCGTGCCGATGCTCAACGAGGCGAGCACGATTGCGCGCGCACTTGCCGCACTTCGGCGCGGCGCTGCGAATGCGGAAATCATCGTTGTCGATGGAGGCAGCGGCGACGCGAGCGTCGCCGCGGCGCGGGCTATCGCCGACACGGTGATCGCGAGTCCGCGCGGGCGTGCTCGCCAGATGAATGCCGGCGCGCGCGTATCAACCGGCGCCGCGCTGACATTCGTGCACGCCGATACGATCGTGCCGACGACCTTCGCCGCGGATATCGATGAGGCCCTGTCGAATCCCGCGATCGTCGGCGGCCGCTTCGACGTTCAACTCGACTCCAACGCCCTCGCGCTGCGCTTAATCGGCGCGATGATCAGCATCCGCTCGCGAATCAGCCGCACCGGCACCGGCGATCAAGCGATCTTCGTGCGGCGCGAGGTCTTCGATCGTATCGGCGGATTCCCCGATCTCGAACTGTGCGAGGATTTGGATTTCACGCGGCGCATGAAACGCGCGGGCGGCGTCGCCTGCCTGCGCTCGCGCGTGATCACGTCGTCGCGGCGATGGACCCACGACGGAATTGCGCGGACCGTGCTCCGGATGTGGTCGATACGCGCGCTCTACCTGCTCGGCGTTTCACCGGCGCGCCTCAGCCGGCACTATGTCGACGTCCGCTGA
- the grxC gene encoding glutaredoxin 3: MAKVEVYTTSYCPFCTRAKSLLTRKGVAFDEIDVSNDDALRARMIEMAGGRRTVPEIFINGKIIGGFDELKALDLEGKLDELLAAPA; this comes from the coding sequence GTGGCCAAAGTCGAAGTCTATACAACCAGCTATTGTCCGTTCTGCACGCGCGCCAAGAGCCTGCTCACCCGCAAAGGCGTGGCGTTCGATGAAATCGACGTGAGCAATGATGATGCGCTGCGCGCGAGGATGATCGAGATGGCGGGCGGACGGCGCACCGTGCCAGAGATTTTTATCAACGGCAAGATTATCGGCGGCTTCGACGAGCTGAAGGCGCTCGACCTCGAGGGCAAGCTCGACGAATTACTGGCCGCTCCGGCGTAG
- a CDS encoding epoxide hydrolase family protein — MAKEEFRIHVPDEVLDDLRERLKRTRWPRDFANDDWRYGTNLEYLRELVNYWIKDFDWRKIEKQINSFSHYKTEIEGVPIHFIHERGKGPKPIPLIVTHGWPWTFWDINKVIRPLADPGSYGGDPRDAFDVVVPSLPGYGFSTPLTKPGINYWRTADLWVTLMQDVLGYGKFAAQGGDWGSIITHQLGHKHADKLIGVHMNMAIDLNLWGAKFPAAADYGPDEQGWYEQSTRFLVDGSGYSAIQTTRPQTLAYGLNDSPAGLCAWILEKRRSWSDCGGDVEKRFTKDELLTAMTLYWVTESYGTSARFYYEAVHQQWHPSHDRKPVIEAPTAIAVLPKEVVLMPHKWAEGYYNLKRWTRFKSGGHFAHMEEPQALVDDIRAFFRTLR; from the coding sequence ATGGCCAAGGAAGAATTCCGCATCCACGTCCCCGATGAAGTTCTGGACGATCTCCGCGAACGGCTGAAACGCACGCGATGGCCGCGCGACTTCGCCAACGACGATTGGCGCTACGGCACCAACCTCGAGTATCTCCGCGAGTTGGTCAATTACTGGATCAAGGACTTCGACTGGCGAAAAATCGAAAAGCAAATCAACTCCTTTAGTCACTACAAGACCGAAATCGAAGGCGTTCCGATTCATTTCATCCATGAGCGCGGCAAAGGCCCCAAGCCGATACCGCTAATAGTTACGCATGGATGGCCATGGACGTTCTGGGACATCAACAAGGTGATTCGGCCGCTCGCCGATCCGGGCTCCTATGGCGGCGACCCGCGCGACGCTTTCGATGTGGTCGTGCCATCGTTGCCTGGCTACGGCTTTTCGACGCCTTTGACCAAGCCGGGAATCAACTACTGGCGCACCGCTGACCTTTGGGTCACCTTGATGCAGGACGTGCTTGGCTATGGCAAGTTTGCTGCGCAAGGCGGCGACTGGGGATCGATCATTACTCATCAGCTAGGACACAAGCATGCGGACAAGCTGATCGGCGTGCACATGAACATGGCGATCGATTTGAATTTGTGGGGCGCCAAGTTCCCGGCGGCTGCCGACTACGGTCCCGATGAGCAAGGCTGGTACGAGCAGTCGACGCGCTTTTTGGTGGACGGTAGCGGATACTCGGCGATTCAAACTACCCGGCCACAAACTCTTGCTTACGGCTTAAATGACTCTCCAGCGGGTCTTTGCGCCTGGATTCTGGAGAAACGCCGCTCATGGAGTGACTGCGGCGGCGACGTCGAGAAGCGCTTCACCAAGGACGAGCTACTTACCGCGATGACCCTTTACTGGGTTACTGAAAGCTACGGGACCTCCGCGCGCTTCTATTATGAGGCGGTTCACCAGCAATGGCATCCGTCACACGATCGCAAACCGGTTATCGAAGCCCCAACCGCGATAGCTGTTCTGCCGAAGGAGGTTGTCCTGATGCCGCATAAGTGGGCCGAAGGTTACTACAACCTCAAGCGCTGGACCCGATTCAAAAGCGGCGGCCATTTCGCTCACATGGAGGAACCGCAAGCACTGGTCGATGACATCCGCGCTTTCTTCAGGACCTTGCGTTAA
- a CDS encoding alpha/beta fold hydrolase, whose protein sequence is MSAAISQSINLPGGFVPNPVLIDGKGSPVVYLHGPFGQEWDGFLDDLATRRRVYAPAHAGAEDIDDLQYMDNFSDLVLYYDDLFDQLGLERVDLVGHSFGGMVAAEYAATFPHRVGKLVLIDALGLWRDDIPVEDHLLASPEKQVALLFNDPAKPEVKAKLAMPENSDELREAILRRFGALASTSHFIHPIPERGLARRLRRIKAPTLIIWGAQDKLTPPVYAEEFASRIGNSRVQLIENAGHMPQVEQREMVTRHVIDFLK, encoded by the coding sequence ATGAGCGCGGCAATTTCACAAAGCATCAATCTTCCCGGCGGCTTCGTGCCGAATCCCGTTCTGATCGATGGCAAGGGGTCGCCGGTCGTCTATCTTCATGGACCCTTCGGCCAGGAGTGGGACGGCTTCCTCGACGATCTCGCGACTCGGCGACGGGTTTACGCGCCCGCCCACGCCGGCGCCGAAGACATCGACGACCTGCAGTACATGGATAACTTCTCGGACCTGGTGCTCTACTACGATGACCTGTTCGACCAGCTAGGTCTCGAGCGGGTGGACCTGGTAGGGCATTCATTCGGCGGGATGGTGGCAGCCGAGTATGCGGCGACTTTTCCGCATCGAGTTGGCAAGCTGGTTCTTATCGACGCGCTAGGCCTATGGCGCGACGACATACCGGTGGAAGACCACCTGCTCGCTTCGCCTGAAAAGCAGGTGGCGCTGTTGTTCAATGATCCGGCCAAGCCTGAGGTGAAGGCCAAGCTTGCGATGCCCGAGAATTCGGACGAGCTTCGTGAAGCTATCCTGCGTCGCTTCGGCGCGCTGGCGAGCACGTCGCACTTCATTCATCCGATTCCTGAAAGGGGCCTTGCGCGGAGGCTGCGCCGCATCAAGGCGCCGACTCTGATCATCTGGGGCGCGCAGGACAAGCTCACGCCTCCAGTCTATGCGGAAGAATTTGCCTCGCGGATCGGTAACTCGCGAGTGCAGTTGATCGAGAACGCCGGCCACATGCCTCAAGTCGAGCAGCGCGAAATGGTTACGCGCCACGTGATCGATTTCTTGAAATAG